The proteins below come from a single Mytilus edulis chromosome 5, xbMytEdul2.2, whole genome shotgun sequence genomic window:
- the LOC139524278 gene encoding guanine nucleotide-binding protein subunit beta-like protein 1 has translation MAHGPDPVYILRGSESAVTCLKYWSNDVLYSGDQNGNIYILDMETKRPVNKIIGHSGHSVLWIEFISDCTMVTQGRDGFIQFWNKTGDVWTKTDVIKSTSFGYCACSIVDNKIAIPTESTSAVQLYDMSTKQCIGELKPDISGQKYGMCMAVKSVENNILIGYENGCIASWDAKTFKMADKSQIHKESVMCLDYSSQSNFGISGSADENFMSWSISENNTLLKGKEITVTNPGFTSVSIRHDQKIFASGGWDSNIRIYSVKKLKPLAVLSYHKESVQCVTFSSANILACGSKDGHISLWDIYK, from the exons ATGGCACATGGACCAGATCCAGTCTACATATTACGTGGAAGTGAGAGTGCTGTGACGTGTTTGAAGTATTGGTCTAATGATGTTCTCTACTCTGGTGATCAGAATGGGAATATTTACATCTTGGACATGGAAACTAAGCGCCCAGTCAATAAGATAATCGGTCATTCTGGACATTCTGTGTTATGGATAGAGTTTATAAGTGATTGTACAATGGTTACACAAGGTAGAGATGGCTTTATACAGTTTTGGAATAAAACAGGAGATGTTTGGACAAAAACAG ATGTCATAAAATCCACAAGTTTTGGATACTGTGCTTGTTCCATAGTAGACAATAAAATTGCTATACCAACTGAAAGTACCTCTGCAGTACAGTTATATGACATGAGTACAAAACAATGTATAGGAGAACTGAAACCAGATATTTCAGGGCAAAAATATGGAATGTGCATGGCTGTAAAATCTGttgaaaacaacattttgatTGGATATGAAAATGGGTGTATTGCATCGTGGGATGCTAAGACTTTTAAGATGGCCGACAAGTCACAAATACACAAAGAATCTGTCATGTGCCTTGATTACTCATCACAATCAAACTTTGGTATATCAGGATCAGCTGATGAAAATTTTATGTCGTGGTCAATTAGTGAGAACAACACTTTACTAAAAGGGAAAGAAATTACAGTAACAAATCCAGGATTTACTAGTGTTTCAATAAGACATGATCAAAAGATATTTGCCTCTGGTGGATGGGATTCTAATATCAGAATATATTCTGTGAAAAAGTTAAAACCTTTAGCTGTACTGTCATACCATAAAGAAAGTGTTCAGTGTGTCACATTTTCATCTGCTAATATATTAGCATGTGGATCTAAGGATGGCCATATTAGTTTATGGGAcatttataaatag